Proteins from a genomic interval of Collinsella sp. zg1085:
- a CDS encoding NCS2 family permease — translation MDNIFKLTERGSNVSTEARAGLTTFLAMAYIIAVNPSLLVAAGIPMVAAVTATCLGAGIMTILMGVFSNRPLACASGMGVNAIVAFTLTAAAGNDWHAANAVIFVEGIAILLLVLCGLREAIMDAIPVSLRHAISVGLGLFIAMIGLKNGGVIVANEATMVALGNVSDPIFIMALISIIATVSLYAFKVPGALLGGIIISVLAGIPLGVTHMPEGLVSGLDFSSFGAPFLTDEAGTMGIVKVLTNPTLIVFAFSLMMSDFFDTMGTAMAVAKQGDFLTEDGNVKDIKPILIVDSAAAAVGGFVGASSITTFIESSSGAADGGRSGLSSIVVGILFILAAFFSPLIAVIHSAATCGALVFVGFLMMSEVHDIDWSDLLEGFPAFAIAAGIPFTYSISDGIGFGFLSFVLVASLTGQIKRVKPLMWVATLAFLVYFLIV, via the coding sequence ATGGACAACATCTTCAAGCTCACCGAGCGTGGGTCAAATGTCAGCACGGAGGCCCGTGCTGGCCTGACAACCTTCCTTGCGATGGCCTACATCATCGCAGTGAATCCCTCGCTCTTAGTAGCTGCGGGTATTCCGATGGTTGCGGCCGTAACGGCTACCTGTCTTGGCGCAGGTATCATGACAATTTTGATGGGTGTTTTTTCTAACCGACCGCTTGCCTGTGCTTCTGGCATGGGAGTAAACGCTATTGTGGCGTTTACCTTAACCGCCGCGGCAGGCAACGACTGGCATGCGGCAAACGCAGTCATCTTTGTTGAAGGCATTGCTATTTTGCTTCTCGTTTTGTGCGGGCTTCGCGAGGCAATCATGGATGCCATTCCGGTTTCTTTGCGCCACGCCATCTCAGTAGGTCTAGGCCTGTTTATTGCCATGATTGGTCTTAAAAATGGTGGAGTTATTGTTGCTAATGAGGCAACCATGGTGGCGCTGGGCAACGTTAGTGACCCTATCTTTATCATGGCGCTGATTTCGATTATCGCAACTGTCTCGCTCTATGCTTTTAAGGTACCGGGCGCCCTTCTTGGCGGTATCATTATTTCTGTTTTAGCAGGCATTCCTTTAGGCGTTACGCACATGCCCGAAGGCCTTGTATCTGGTCTTGACTTTAGCTCTTTTGGTGCACCGTTTTTAACCGATGAAGCCGGCACTATGGGCATTGTAAAAGTTCTTACCAACCCAACGCTTATTGTGTTTGCTTTCTCGCTTATGATGTCTGACTTCTTTGACACCATGGGTACTGCTATGGCTGTTGCCAAGCAGGGCGACTTCTTAACCGAGGACGGCAACGTAAAAGATATTAAGCCTATTTTGATTGTGGACTCAGCAGCGGCCGCCGTTGGTGGCTTTGTTGGCGCGTCCTCAATTACAACCTTCATTGAGTCATCGTCAGGTGCTGCGGACGGCGGACGTTCTGGTTTATCGTCAATCGTTGTTGGTATTTTGTTTATTCTTGCAGCATTTTTCTCACCGCTGATTGCCGTCATTCACTCAGCCGCCACCTGCGGTGCACTGGTCTTTGTTGGCTTCCTTATGATGAGCGAGGTGCACGACATCGATTGGTCTGACTTGCTCGAGGGTTTCCCCGCGTTTGCGATTGCTGCAGGCATTCCGTTTACGTATTCAATTTCTGATGGTATTGGCTTTGGCTTCTTGTCCTTTGTACTGGTTGCCTCGCTGACTGGTCAGATTAAGCGCGTGAAGCCGCTGATGTGGGTGGCAACACTTGCGTTTTTGGTGTACTTCCTCATCGTGTAA